In Polaromonas sp. JS666, one genomic interval encodes:
- a CDS encoding TRAP transporter substrate-binding protein, which produces MTEVTRRSVLRTLSAVPAAGIAAALPSMARAAEFSYKYGNNLPVTHPLNIRAQQAADRILKETNGRVEIKIFPNNQLGGDTDMLAQVRSGGIEFFTPSALVIATLVPVAAINAVGFAFSDYNQVWGAMDGKLGAHVREAISKSRLYAFEKMWDNGFRQTTSSKAPVTSAKDMDGLKIRVPVSPLSISMFKGLGAAPASLQFSEVYSSLQTKIVDAQENPLPIIQVAKLYEVQKFCSMTNHIWDGYWFIANGRAWEKLPADLKTIVARAINEAGLQQRDDIKKLNETVAADLQSKGLAINRPASDSFRAKLREAGFYGEWKGRFGDEAWGLLEQSVGKLA; this is translated from the coding sequence ATGACCGAAGTCACCCGCCGCAGCGTCCTGCGCACCCTGTCCGCCGTCCCTGCGGCCGGCATTGCCGCAGCCCTGCCCTCGATGGCGCGCGCCGCCGAGTTTTCCTACAAATACGGCAACAACCTGCCCGTCACCCATCCGCTGAACATCCGCGCCCAGCAGGCCGCCGACCGCATCCTGAAAGAAACGAACGGCCGGGTCGAGATCAAGATCTTCCCGAACAACCAGCTCGGCGGTGACACCGACATGCTGGCGCAGGTGCGCTCCGGCGGCATCGAGTTCTTCACGCCCTCGGCGCTGGTCATCGCCACGCTGGTGCCGGTGGCGGCCATCAATGCCGTCGGCTTTGCGTTCTCCGACTACAACCAGGTCTGGGGCGCGATGGACGGCAAGCTGGGCGCGCATGTGCGTGAGGCCATCAGCAAGTCACGGCTGTATGCGTTTGAAAAAATGTGGGACAACGGTTTCCGCCAGACCACCAGCAGCAAGGCACCCGTCACCAGCGCGAAAGACATGGACGGCCTGAAGATCCGCGTGCCGGTCAGCCCGCTGTCGATCTCGATGTTCAAGGGCCTGGGCGCCGCGCCGGCCAGCCTGCAGTTCAGCGAGGTGTATTCCTCGCTGCAGACCAAGATCGTCGACGCCCAGGAAAACCCGCTGCCCATCATCCAGGTGGCCAAGCTGTACGAAGTGCAGAAGTTCTGCTCGATGACCAACCACATCTGGGATGGCTACTGGTTCATCGCCAACGGCCGCGCCTGGGAAAAACTGCCCGCCGACCTGAAAACCATCGTGGCGCGCGCCATCAATGAAGCTGGCCTGCAGCAGCGCGACGACATCAAGAAGCTCAACGAAACCGTCGCCGCCGACCTGCAGTCCAAGGGCCTAGCCATCAACCGGCCGGCCTCCGACAGCTTCCGGGCCAAGCTGCGCGAAGCCGGGTTTTATGGCGAGTGGAAGGGCCGCTTCGGCGACGAGGCCTGGGGCCTGTTGGAGCAGTCGGTCGGCAAGCTGGCGTAG
- a CDS encoding VOC family protein encodes MSKFFGEIRQLGYVVHDIEAAMDYWSNTLGVGPWFYNPKVPIKNYSYKGESHEPHNSVALANSGFVQVELIQTRNDVPSMYRDFLQAGRTGLQHVAYWTSDYDADLARLLGQGFKPVMSGEVGEKGRFIYFDTEYHPGTVIELSEVAGPKGRMFDLIRASSEGWDGREPVRPFPDLSKL; translated from the coding sequence ATGAGCAAATTCTTTGGCGAGATCCGCCAGCTGGGCTACGTCGTGCACGACATCGAAGCGGCCATGGACTACTGGAGCAACACCCTGGGTGTCGGCCCCTGGTTTTACAACCCCAAGGTGCCCATCAAAAACTACAGCTACAAGGGTGAATCGCACGAGCCGCACAACTCGGTGGCGCTGGCCAATTCGGGTTTTGTGCAGGTCGAGCTGATCCAGACCCGCAACGACGTGCCCTCGATGTACCGCGACTTCCTGCAGGCAGGCCGCACCGGCCTGCAGCATGTGGCCTACTGGACCAGCGACTACGACGCCGACCTGGCGCGCCTGCTCGGGCAAGGCTTCAAACCGGTGATGAGCGGCGAAGTCGGCGAGAAAGGCCGCTTCATTTATTTCGACACCGAATACCACCCCGGCACCGTCATCGAGCTGTCCGAAGTGGCCGGCCCCAAGGGCCGGATGTTCGACCTGATCCGCGCCTCGTCCGAGGGCTGGGATGGCCGCGAGCCGGTGCGCCCCTTTCCCGACCTGAGCAAACTCTGA
- a CDS encoding TRAP transporter large permease subunit, with protein MSHAPSPVAADALPANALSGLAHGVDRGLGAVVETIAAGLVLAEIIVLFAGVVSRYVFHQPLVWSDELASIMFLWLSMLGAVVALRRGEHMRMTALVNHVQPHTRALLDTVAITASLAFLVLVLFPAGEYAYEETFIVTPALEISNGWRASAIPVGMGLMIIVALLRLLRISSFQQIALALAGTAAVVLAFWLAQPLLAPLGKVNLVIFFVLVVAANVFSGVPIAFSFALATFGYLALTTQTPLLVMVGRLDEGMSHLILLAVPLFIFLGALIEMTGMAKAMIQFLASLLGHVRGGLSYVLIGAMYLVSGISGSKIADMAAIAPVLFPEMKKRGAKPGDLVALLSATGAQTETIPPSIVLITIGSVTGVSIAALFTGGLLPAVVLGAALCAVVWWRYRGEDLSGVTRYGKREIGKLLLIALPAIVLPFVIRAAVVEGVATATEVSTIGIVYSVLAGLLLYRRFAWRRLMPMLVETASLTGAIIFIVGCATAMAWGLTQSGFSQDLAGIMGSLPGGAYGFLAVSIVAFIVLGSVLEGIPAIVLFGPLLFPIAKAAGVHEVHYAMVVIFAMGIGLFAPPFGVGYYGACAVSKVDPDDGIPHIWAYFGALLVGLIVVAAIPWFSTGFLKN; from the coding sequence ATGTCCCACGCCCCTTCTCCCGTCGCTGCCGATGCCCTGCCAGCCAATGCGCTGAGCGGCCTGGCCCACGGCGTGGACCGGGGCCTGGGCGCGGTGGTCGAAACCATCGCAGCCGGGCTGGTGCTGGCCGAAATCATCGTGCTGTTCGCCGGCGTAGTCTCGCGCTATGTCTTTCACCAGCCGCTGGTCTGGTCGGACGAGCTCGCGTCCATCATGTTTTTGTGGCTGTCCATGCTGGGCGCCGTCGTCGCGCTGCGCCGCGGCGAACACATGCGCATGACGGCGCTGGTCAACCACGTCCAGCCGCACACCCGTGCCCTGCTCGACACCGTGGCCATCACCGCCTCGCTCGCGTTTTTGGTGCTGGTGCTGTTTCCAGCCGGTGAATATGCCTATGAAGAAACCTTCATCGTCACGCCGGCACTGGAGATCAGCAACGGCTGGCGCGCCTCGGCCATTCCGGTGGGCATGGGGCTGATGATCATCGTGGCCCTGCTGCGGCTGCTGCGCATCAGCAGCTTCCAGCAGATCGCCCTCGCGTTGGCCGGCACGGCCGCCGTGGTGCTGGCCTTCTGGCTGGCGCAACCCCTGCTCGCGCCGCTGGGCAAGGTCAATCTGGTGATCTTCTTCGTGCTGGTGGTGGCGGCCAATGTGTTCTCCGGCGTGCCGATTGCCTTCTCGTTCGCGCTGGCCACGTTTGGCTACCTCGCGCTCACCACCCAAACCCCGCTGCTGGTCATGGTGGGCCGGCTCGACGAAGGCATGTCGCACCTGATCCTGCTGGCGGTGCCGCTGTTCATCTTCCTGGGCGCGCTGATCGAAATGACCGGCATGGCCAAGGCCATGATCCAGTTCCTGGCCAGCCTGCTGGGCCATGTGCGCGGCGGCCTCAGCTATGTGCTGATCGGTGCCATGTACCTGGTGTCGGGCATCTCGGGCTCCAAGATCGCCGACATGGCCGCGATTGCGCCGGTGCTTTTCCCTGAAATGAAAAAGCGCGGCGCCAAACCGGGCGACCTGGTGGCGCTGCTGTCGGCCACCGGCGCTCAGACCGAAACCATTCCGCCGTCGATCGTGCTGATCACGATCGGCTCGGTCACCGGTGTCTCGATAGCCGCGCTGTTCACGGGCGGCCTGCTGCCAGCCGTGGTGCTGGGTGCCGCGCTGTGCGCCGTCGTCTGGTGGCGCTACCGTGGTGAAGATCTGAGCGGCGTCACGCGCTACGGCAAACGCGAAATCGGCAAGCTGCTGCTGATCGCCCTGCCCGCCATCGTGCTGCCCTTCGTGATTCGCGCGGCCGTCGTGGAAGGCGTGGCCACCGCCACCGAGGTCTCCACCATCGGCATCGTCTATTCGGTGCTGGCCGGCTTGCTGCTGTACCGCCGGTTCGCGTGGCGCCGCCTCATGCCCATGCTGGTCGAAACCGCATCGCTGACCGGCGCCATCATCTTCATCGTGGGCTGCGCCACCGCCATGGCCTGGGGCCTCACGCAGTCGGGCTTCTCGCAGGACCTGGCCGGCATCATGGGCAGCCTGCCCGGCGGTGCCTACGGCTTTCTGGCCGTGTCCATCGTCGCCTTCATCGTGCTGGGCAGCGTGCTGGAGGGCATTCCCGCCATCGTGCTGTTTGGCCCGCTGCTGTTTCCCATCGCCAAGGCGGCCGGCGTGCATGAAGTGCACTACGCCATGGTCGTGATCTTCGCCATGGGCATCGGCCTCTTCGCGCCGCCTTTCGGTGTCGGCTATTACGGCGCCTGCGCGGTCAGCAAGGTCGACCCGGACGACGGCATCCCGCACATCTGGGCTTACTTCGGCGCCCTGCTGGTCGGCCTCATCGTGGTCGCGGCCATTCCCTGGTTCTCCACCGGCTTCCTCAAAAACTAA
- a CDS encoding ribulose-bisphosphate carboxylase large subunit family protein has product MNADRFEATYLIETPLEPARVAEVMAGEQSCGTFTRVEGETDALRLRARATVESIEELASVNAPSLPNALLERQGHTAPHGGPWRRARVRISFPVANVGANLPTLAATVSGNLYDLGEASGLRLESMKLPAAYRAQFDRPRVGIAGTRQATGVASGALVGTILKPNVGFSAAQTAELVGRLCAAGVDFIKDDEVCADPAHAPLAKRVPAVMAVVRAHQQRTGKHVMVAFNITDETDAMKRHADLVEREGGSCVMASLNWCGHSALQTLRRHTGLALHGHRNGYGALSRHPLLGMSFQAYQTLWRLAGVDHMHVHGLQGKFSQPDAEVIESAHDCYTPLADGADGFDDRVMPAFSSGQWAGTVPATWAAVQSDDLLFMSGGGILAHPGGPAAGVASIRQAWAAARQGVALAEFAREAPELAAALAFFGK; this is encoded by the coding sequence ATGAATGCCGACCGCTTTGAAGCCACCTACCTGATCGAGACCCCGCTCGAGCCCGCCCGGGTTGCCGAGGTGATGGCCGGCGAGCAGTCCTGCGGCACCTTCACCCGCGTCGAGGGCGAAACCGATGCGCTGCGCCTGCGCGCCCGTGCCACGGTGGAGTCGATCGAGGAACTGGCATCGGTGAACGCGCCCAGCCTGCCCAATGCCCTGCTCGAACGCCAGGGCCATACCGCACCCCATGGCGGCCCGTGGCGCCGTGCCCGCGTGCGCATCTCTTTTCCGGTGGCCAACGTCGGCGCCAACCTGCCGACGCTGGCCGCCACCGTGTCCGGCAACCTCTATGACTTGGGCGAGGCCAGTGGTCTGCGGCTGGAGAGCATGAAGCTGCCCGCCGCCTACCGCGCGCAGTTCGACCGGCCCAGGGTCGGCATCGCCGGCACGCGCCAGGCCACCGGCGTGGCCAGCGGCGCGCTGGTGGGCACCATCCTCAAGCCCAATGTCGGTTTTTCCGCAGCGCAGACCGCCGAACTGGTGGGAAGGCTGTGCGCAGCAGGCGTGGACTTCATCAAGGACGACGAGGTCTGCGCCGACCCGGCCCATGCCCCGCTGGCAAAACGGGTGCCCGCCGTGATGGCCGTGGTACGCGCGCACCAGCAGCGCACCGGCAAGCACGTGATGGTGGCCTTCAACATCACCGACGAAACCGATGCGATGAAGCGCCACGCCGACCTGGTCGAGCGCGAAGGCGGCTCCTGCGTCATGGCCAGCCTCAACTGGTGCGGCCATTCGGCCCTGCAGACGCTGCGCCGCCACACAGGGCTGGCGCTGCACGGCCACCGCAACGGTTACGGCGCGCTGTCGCGGCACCCGCTGCTGGGCATGTCCTTCCAGGCCTACCAGACCCTGTGGCGGCTGGCCGGCGTGGACCACATGCATGTACACGGCCTGCAGGGCAAGTTTTCGCAACCCGATGCAGAGGTCATCGAATCAGCGCACGACTGCTACACGCCACTGGCCGACGGTGCCGATGGTTTTGACGACCGCGTCATGCCGGCCTTCTCGTCGGGCCAATGGGCCGGCACGGTGCCGGCGACCTGGGCCGCCGTGCAAAGCGATGACCTGCTGTTCATGTCGGGCGGCGGCATCCTGGCGCACCCGGGCGGTCCGGCGGCCGGTGTCGCCAGCATCCGTCAGGCCTGGGCGGCCGCACGCCAGGGTGTTGCGCTGGCCGAGTTTGCGCGCGAGGCGCCCGAGCTGGCTGCCGCGCTCGCCTTCTTCGGCAAATAA
- a CDS encoding LacI family DNA-binding transcriptional regulator — translation MRVIPDETKDQPQRARVADIARAAKVSTATVDRVLNRRPGVRDATAQKVLKVAAELDYLPETGLYAALAAAPMRLTFLLPDGSNRFIRMLGDTVGYSQEHLTPFNVKCRTELFESFNPQQLAASLLKHGQRSDGIAFMALEHPAVREAVSVLADRGVPTITLISDLSGSRRAGYVGLDNRAAGRTAGYLVGRFIAPGARGGKVALIAGSLSYRAHEEREAGFLHVIEEMFPTLQVVGLREGQDDAQKNYEQTRTLLEQYPDLAGIYNIGGASDGVARALKEMGREHKVVFIGHGLTPDTRAMLIDGSMDAVITQSPQSAMMSCVRMFTNLRDKRDVMSGVDAVRSQVIFRENLP, via the coding sequence ATGAGGGTTATCCCTGACGAAACGAAAGACCAGCCACAACGGGCGCGTGTGGCCGATATTGCGCGGGCCGCCAAGGTCTCCACCGCGACGGTGGACCGCGTGCTGAACCGGCGGCCTGGCGTGCGTGATGCTACTGCGCAGAAGGTGCTGAAGGTGGCCGCGGAACTGGATTACCTGCCGGAAACAGGCCTTTACGCGGCACTCGCGGCAGCGCCGATGCGGTTGACGTTTTTGCTGCCCGATGGCAGCAACCGCTTTATCCGCATGCTGGGAGACACCGTGGGCTATTCGCAGGAGCACCTGACGCCCTTCAACGTCAAGTGCCGCACCGAACTGTTTGAGAGCTTCAACCCGCAGCAGCTGGCCGCCAGCCTGCTCAAGCACGGGCAGCGCAGCGACGGCATCGCCTTCATGGCGCTGGAGCACCCGGCGGTGCGCGAGGCCGTGAGTGTGCTGGCCGACAGGGGCGTGCCCACCATCACACTGATCTCGGACCTGTCGGGCTCGCGGCGTGCCGGTTACGTCGGGCTGGACAACCGTGCGGCCGGCCGCACGGCGGGCTACCTGGTCGGGCGCTTCATAGCCCCCGGCGCGCGCGGCGGCAAGGTGGCGCTGATCGCCGGCTCGCTGAGCTACCGCGCGCATGAGGAACGCGAAGCCGGTTTCCTGCACGTGATCGAAGAGATGTTTCCTACGCTGCAGGTGGTGGGCCTGCGCGAAGGGCAGGACGACGCGCAGAAGAACTATGAGCAAACCCGCACCCTGCTGGAACAGTACCCCGACCTGGCGGGCATTTACAACATAGGCGGTGCGTCGGATGGCGTGGCACGCGCGCTGAAAGAGATGGGGCGCGAGCACAAGGTGGTGTTCATCGGCCATGGCCTGACGCCGGACACGCGCGCCATGCTGATCGACGGCAGCATGGACGCGGTGATCACGCAAAGCCCGCAGTCCGCCATGATGAGCTGTGTGCGCATGTTCACCAATCTGCGCGACAAGCGCGACGTGATGAGTGGCGTGGATGCCGTGCGCAGCCAGGTGATATTCAGGGAAAACCTGCCTTAG